One segment of Bacteroides caecimuris DNA contains the following:
- a CDS encoding RagB/SusD family nutrient uptake outer membrane protein has translation MRKILFIICWALAGVGLYSCSLDEPSYGKTTSDNYYQKESDIEQALTGAYLQLRTTWNEYALNHYFVGDCSTDDALKGGGNDGDRAEVRDLSDFTIYTTNGEVGRRWEILYRLINRCNDVIYYAPDAIGNEELLKRYANEAKALRAFGYYCLVTTFGEVPLITTPMQPAEILQIPRSPLEKVYECIVNDLTDASALPAKGDYSEDDAYRATRGFAKTMLAKTYMFKGDFISAETVLHDIIEVDKDYTLLSDYGMNWRTEYENSSESVFEIANKVYDKNIATGTNVPHFFTSRRISGYQGYGFHVPTQDLYDAFDADDPRITYVFTQTGDRYKGDTEAQDNAESPSGYHDYKMTVPAVEKTGFDVWMISYNIRLIRYSDVLLMYAEVLNENGKPGLALPYLNDVRERARKTNPIDPRRDQQAYIPATTTNTLPDITETDQERLKEIIWKERRCELAMEGWRRDDLMRQKRFGTVMRAYATKYNTSKGANFRDDRDYLFPIPQGERDKSNNILSQNPGF, from the coding sequence ATGAGAAAAATATTATTTATAATATGCTGGGCTCTTGCCGGAGTGGGGTTGTATAGCTGCTCTCTCGACGAACCAAGTTATGGTAAAACCACAAGCGATAATTATTATCAGAAGGAAAGCGATATTGAACAAGCCTTGACTGGAGCTTATCTTCAATTACGTACAACTTGGAATGAATATGCATTAAATCATTATTTTGTAGGTGATTGCAGTACGGATGATGCTCTAAAAGGAGGAGGAAATGACGGTGACCGTGCCGAAGTACGCGACTTGTCCGACTTTACAATCTACACAACCAATGGTGAAGTAGGACGTCGTTGGGAGATTCTGTACAGATTAATCAATCGCTGTAACGATGTGATTTATTATGCTCCTGATGCAATAGGAAACGAAGAACTATTGAAACGTTATGCAAACGAGGCAAAAGCATTGAGAGCATTCGGATATTATTGTCTGGTCACTACATTCGGAGAAGTGCCTCTAATCACTACGCCGATGCAACCCGCTGAAATACTGCAAATACCCCGCTCCCCATTGGAGAAGGTATATGAATGTATTGTGAATGATTTAACTGATGCCTCCGCACTTCCTGCAAAAGGAGATTACTCTGAAGATGATGCTTATCGTGCAACACGCGGCTTTGCAAAAACAATGCTTGCTAAAACATACATGTTCAAAGGTGATTTTATCTCTGCCGAAACGGTACTTCATGATATTATTGAAGTGGACAAAGACTATACATTGTTGAGTGATTACGGCATGAACTGGCGCACTGAATATGAAAACAGTTCGGAATCAGTATTTGAGATTGCCAACAAAGTATATGATAAAAACATTGCCACAGGTACCAATGTTCCCCACTTCTTCACAAGCAGACGCATCTCCGGTTATCAGGGATATGGATTTCATGTACCGACCCAAGACCTCTATGATGCCTTTGATGCAGATGACCCGCGTATTACTTATGTATTCACACAAACTGGTGACAGATATAAAGGTGATACTGAAGCGCAAGACAACGCTGAATCTCCAAGCGGTTATCATGATTACAAGATGACTGTGCCAGCAGTAGAAAAAACTGGTTTCGACGTCTGGATGATTAGTTACAACATTCGTTTGATCCGTTATTCCGATGTTCTCTTGATGTATGCCGAAGTATTAAACGAAAACGGAAAACCAGGGCTTGCACTTCCTTACCTGAATGATGTAAGAGAAAGAGCCCGCAAAACTAATCCGATAGATCCGAGAAGAGATCAACAGGCGTATATCCCTGCTACAACAACTAATACACTGCCCGACATAACAGAAACCGACCAAGAGCGTCTGAAAGAAATCATCTGGAAGGAACGTCGTTGTGAATTGGCAATGGAAGGATGGAGACGGGATGACCTGATGAGACAAAAACGTTTCGGAACCGTTATGCGTGCTTATGCAACCAAATATAATACATCGAAAGGTGCCAATTTTAGAGACGACAGAGATTATCTGTTTCCGATACCGCAAGGTGAAAGGGATAAGAGCAACAATATTCTTTCCCAAAATCCGGGTTTTTAA